Proteins encoded in a region of the Vicia villosa cultivar HV-30 ecotype Madison, WI linkage group LG5, Vvil1.0, whole genome shotgun sequence genome:
- the LOC131601336 gene encoding AMP deaminase-like, translating into MDAHAVHLAMAALVGASIVAVSAYYMHRKTLTQLLEFARTVEPDGGSDDGESPLHSKRRRGGSRRRGNGGYRRGSGSLPDVTAISGGLDGNGNGLMHVEGIPAGLPRLQTLREGKSANAGSFKRNILRPTSPKSPVASVSAFESVEGSDDEDDLTDGAKLDATYLHTNGNAGGDGKNPYETVSNHVNTNGEQMAIAASSMNRSKSISGDLHGVQPDPIAADILRKEPEQEIFARLRITPMEAPSPDEVESYVILQECLEMRKRYVFQDAIAPWEKEVISDPCTPKPNLDPFLYRPEPKSDHYFEMQDGVIHVYPNKNSKEELFPVADATTFFTDLHQILRVIAAGNIRTLCHHRLNLLEQKFNLHLMLNADREFLAQKSAPHRDFYNVRKVDTHVHHSACMNQKHLLRFIKSKLRKEPDEVVIFRDGTYLTLKEVFESLDLTGYDLNVDLLDVHADKSTFHRFDKFNLKYNPCGQSRLREIFLKQDNLIQGRFLGELTKQVISDLEASKYQMAEYRLSIYGRKQSEWDQLASWIVNNELYSENVVWLIQLPRLYNIYKDMGIVTSFQNMLDNIFIPLFEVTVDPNSHPQLHVFLKQVVGLDLVDDESKPERRPTKHMPTPAQWTNVFNPAYSYYVYYCYANLYTLNKLRESKGMTTIKFRPHSGEAGDIDHLAATFLTAHNIAHGINLRKSPVLQYLYYLAQIGLAMSPLSNNSLFLDYHRNPLPLFFLRGLNVSLSTDDPLQIHLTKEPLVEEYSIAASVWKLSSCDLCEIARNSVYQSGFSHALKSHWIGKEYYKRGPNGNDIHRTNVPHIRLEFRETIWREEMQQVYLGKPIIPEEIEK; encoded by the exons ATGGATGCGCACGCGGTGCATTTGGCTATGGCGGCACTCGTCGGAGCCTCCATCGTGGCTGTATCGGCGTACTACATGCACCGCAAGACGCTAACGCAGCTACTGGAGTTCGCGCGTACGGTTGAGCCTGACGGCGGTTCCGACGACGGCGAATCACCGTTGCATTCGAAGAGGAGGCGTGGAGGTTCTAGGAGGAGAGGGAACGGAGGTTATCGCCGTGGCTCGGGTTCGTTGCCGGATGTTACGGCGATTTCTGGTGGACTTGACGGAAATGGCAATGGACTGATGCACGTTGAAGGGATTCCGGCTGGATTGCCTCGGTTGCAAACGCTCCGTGAAG GAAAATCTGCAAATGCTGGTTCATTTAAGAGAAATATTTTAAGACCAACTTCTCCCAAGTCTCCTGTTGCAAGTGTCAGTGCCTTTGAAAGTGTAGAGGGatcagatgatgaagatgatttgacAGACGGAGCCAAACTGGATGCTACATATCTGCACACAAATGGAAATGCA GGTGGAGATGGGAAAAATCCATATGAGACTGTGTCTAATCATGTCAATACAAATGGAGAGCAGATGGCAATCGCTGCTTCAAGTATGAACCGTTCTAAAAGTATTTCTGGTGATCTGCATGGCGTGCAGCCTGATCCAATAGCAGCTGACATTCTCAGGAAAGAGCCAGAGCAAGAAATTTTTGCTCGATTGAGAATTACTCCCATGG AGGCTCCATCACCTGATGAAGTTGAATCCTATGTGATTCTCCAAGAATGTCTTGAAATGAGGAAAAGATATGTTTTTCAAGATGCAATTGCTCCATGGGAGAAAGAAGTTATATCTGACCCCTGTACTCCAAAACCTAACCTAGATCCCTTCCTTTACAGACCCGAACCAAAGTCTGAT CATTACTTTGAAATGCAGGATGGAGTTATTCACGTGTATCCAAATAAAAACT CCAAAGAAGAGCTTTTTCCTGTTGCCGATGCAACTACATTTTTCACTGACCTTCATCAGATACTTCGAGTTATAGCAGCAGGGAATATCAGAACTTTATGCCACCACAGGCTTAATCTTCTAGAACAA AAATTCAATCTTCATTTGATGCTCAATGCGGATAGGGAATTTCTCGCCCAGAAAAGTGCCCCACATCGAGACTTCTATAATGTTAGAAAAGTGGATACACATGTCCACCACTCAGCATGCATGAATCAGAAACATCTTTTGAGATTCATAAAGTCAAAGCTGAGGAAAGAGCCTGATGAG GTTGTAATATTTCGAGATGGAACATATTTGACATTGAAAGAGGTTTTTGAGAGTCTAGATTTAACTGG ATATGATCTCAATGTTGACCTTTTGGACGTTCATGCTGACAAAAGTACATTTCATCGCTTTGACAAGTTCAATCTTAAATACAATCCTTGTGGTCAAAGTAGGCTCAGGGAGATATTTTTGAAGCAGGACAACCTCATCCAAG GTCGATTCCTTGGTGAGCTCACAAAGCAAGTGATTTCTGATCTTGAAGCCAGTAAATATCAG ATGGCTGAATATAGACTATCAATATATGGTAGGAAGCAAAGTGAGTGGGACCAACTAGCTAGCTGGATAGTGAATAATGAACTGTACAGTGAGAATGTTGTTTGGTTGATTCAG CTTCCAAGATTGTATAATATATACAAAGACATGGGAATTGTGACCTCATTCCAGAACATGCTTGACAATATCTTCATTCCACTTTTTGAGGTTACCGTTGATCCTAATTCACATCCTCAGCTGCATGTTTTCTTGAAACAG GTTGTGGGGTTGGATTTGGTGGATGATGAAAGCAAACCTGAAAGACGACCAACAAAACACATGCCTACGCCTGCTCAGTGGACTAATGTATTCAATCCAGCATATTCATACTATGTGTATTACTGTTACGCGAATCTGTACACCTTAAACAAG CTCCGTGAATCAAAGGGAATGACTACAATCAAATTTCGTCCTCATTCTGGAGAG GCTGGTGATATTGACCACCTTGCTGCTACCTTCCTTACTGCTCATAACATCGCACATGGAATTAACTTGAGAAAGTCGCCTGTGCttcaatatttatattatttggcCCAG ATTGGACTGGCAATGTCTCCTCTGAGCAATAACTCTCTATTTTTAGACTACCATCGAAATCCTCTTCCCCTGTTCTTCTTACGGGGTTTGAATGTATCACTTTCAACTGATGATCCACTCCAAATTCACTTAACAAAGGAACCATTGGTTGAAGAGTACAGTATAGCTGCTTCT gTGTGGAAACTGAGCTCATGTGATTTATGTGAGATTGCCCGTAATTCGGTCTATCAATCAGGTTTCTCGCATGCTTTAAAG tCACACTGGATTGGTAAGGAATACTACAAGAGAGGGCCAAATGGAAATGACATTCATAGAACAAATGTTCCTCACATTCGGTTGGAATTTCGTGAAACA ATTTGGAGAGAGGAGATGCAACAGGTTTATTTGGGAAAACCCATCATTCCTGAAGAAATAGAGAAATAG
- the LOC131601338 gene encoding protein SLE3-like: protein MASKQQNRKELDEKAKQGETVVPGGTGGKSLEAQEHLAEGRSRGGQTRKEQIGTEGYQEMGRKGGLSTMDKSGGERAEEEGVDIDESKFKTGGKNQNK, encoded by the coding sequence ATGGCATCTAAACAACAAAACCGCAAAGAGCTTGATGAGAAGGCAAAGCAAGGAGAGACTGTTGTTCCTGGAGGTACTGGAGGCAAGAGCCTTGAGGCTCAGGAGCATCTTGCTGAAGGAAGGAGCAGGGGAGGGCAGACGAGGAAGGAACAGATTGGGACAGAAGGGTATCAGGAAATGGGACGTAAAGGTGGGTTGAGCACTATGGATAAGTCAGGAGGAGAACGTGCTGAGGAGGAAGGTGTTGACATTGATGAGTCCAAGTTCAAAACTGGTGGTAAGAATCAGAACAAGTGA